One stretch of Gemmatimonadota bacterium DNA includes these proteins:
- a CDS encoding lactonase family protein: MSNIIAFIGTYTRTGSKGIYVHRFNTETGELTPANSIESENPTFLAIHPNGRFLYAVNEISEYNGESAGAISAYAIDVEAADLAFINRQSTVGTGPCHLNIDATGRYAVVANYGGGSTCMLPIGEDGALGEASDFIQHEGSSVNPQRQQGPHAHSANISPDNRRVYVADLGLDKVLIFELDLQNGKLLENDPPSVSVAPGEGPRHFAFHPGGQYAYLINEIGNTVNAYAYDAESGALTELQSIATLPGDFSDTSHTADVHVSSDGKFVYGSNRGHDSVAIFAVDESSGHLTPVDIHSTGGETPRNIALSPDGNFLLAENQSSDTIVSFAIDRETGKLTETRHVAEVPMPVCLKFLG; the protein is encoded by the coding sequence ATGAGCAATATCATCGCTTTTATCGGTACCTATACTCGCACTGGCAGCAAGGGTATTTACGTTCACCGATTCAATACCGAGACCGGTGAACTCACTCCGGCGAATAGCATCGAGAGTGAGAATCCGACATTTCTCGCCATTCATCCCAATGGGCGCTTTCTCTATGCGGTCAATGAGATCAGTGAATACAATGGCGAGAGCGCGGGGGCGATTAGCGCGTATGCCATTGATGTAGAAGCCGCAGATCTCGCGTTTATCAACCGGCAATCGACAGTAGGCACTGGTCCCTGTCATTTGAATATCGATGCGACGGGTCGCTATGCTGTGGTGGCAAATTACGGTGGGGGTAGCACCTGTATGTTGCCCATTGGGGAAGATGGTGCGTTGGGCGAAGCGTCGGATTTTATTCAGCACGAGGGCAGTAGTGTCAATCCGCAACGACAGCAAGGTCCCCACGCCCATTCTGCGAATATTTCGCCGGATAACAGACGGGTTTATGTCGCTGATCTCGGTTTGGATAAGGTGTTGATTTTTGAGCTCGATCTCCAGAACGGCAAACTCCTTGAGAATGATCCGCCATCCGTCTCTGTTGCGCCCGGTGAGGGACCGCGTCATTTTGCTTTTCACCCTGGGGGACAATACGCCTATCTGATCAATGAAATCGGAAATACTGTCAATGCGTACGCCTATGATGCAGAGTCCGGCGCGTTGACTGAGTTGCAGTCTATCGCCACGTTGCCCGGGGATTTTTCAGATACGAGCCATACGGCGGATGTTCACGTTTCATCCGATGGCAAGTTTGTGTATGGATCAAATCGCGGTCACGATAGTGTCGCCATTTTTGCTGTTGACGAGTCCAGCGGTCACTTGACGCCGGTCGATATTCACTCCACTGGAGGAGAAACGCCTCGCAATATCGCGCTTTCGCCCGATGGCAATTTCTTACTCGCAGAGAATCAAAGCAGTGATACGATTGTTTCTTTTGCCATTGACCGCGAGACCGGGAAATTGACAGAGACACGGCATGTCGCGGAAGTGCCTATGCCCGTTTGCCTGAAATTTTTGGGGTAG